One genomic region from Phoenix dactylifera cultivar Barhee BC4 unplaced genomic scaffold, palm_55x_up_171113_PBpolish2nd_filt_p 000261F, whole genome shotgun sequence encodes:
- the LOC103717344 gene encoding uncharacterized protein At3g17950, with the protein MDRDTDFIPSSPTNSSVSSSDLDTESTGSFFHDRSTTLGTLMGVSIPEITVQPARALSMLENGGGGGGGGGGGGVEGGGRRPKQSGVPERRRQRRHRGGRRWWRLCRDDIVGSTSLRDFLQVERRLDGGGEVADGHFLYGGGGGVAEHEALGGGPLFEDGRVLPPAEGRRPQQRRAAEGAGSLGRLPVLLTGICSGGDG; encoded by the exons ATGGATAGGGACACCGACTTCATCCCTTCGTCCCCGACCAACTCCTCCGTCTCTTCCTCCGATCTGGACACCGAG tcgaCCGGTTCGTTCTTCCACGACCGAAGCACGACTCTGGGGACCCTGATGGGCGTCTCCATCCCGGAGATCACCGTCCAGCCGGCGAGGGCCCTGTCGATGCTGGagaacggcggcggcggcggcggaggaggaggaggaggaggggtagaggggggagggaggaggccgaAGCAGAGTGGGGTGCCGGAAaggcggcggcagcggcggcaCCGCGGGGGACGGAGGTGGTGGCGGCTGTGCCGGGACGACATAGTGGGGTCCACCTCGCTGAGGGACTTCCTCCAGGTGGAGCGGCGGCTGGATGGGGGCGGCGAGGTGGCGGACGGCCACTTCCTCTACGGCGGCGGTGGGGGAGTGGCGGAGCACGAGGCACTGGGAGGCGGGCCGCTTTTCGAGGACGGGAGGGTGCTGCCGCCGGCGGAGGGGCGGCGGCCGCAGCAGCGGAGGGCGGCGGAGGGGGCGGGGTCGCTGGGGAGGCTGCCGGTGCTGCTCACCGGGATCTGCAGCGGGGGTGACGGGTAG
- the LOC103717345 gene encoding endoglucanase 17-like, translating to MASRPAPLPLLLILLLATSLRPPAAASEHDYADALRKSILFFEGQRSGKLPPDQRLTWRCDSALHDGAADGVDLTGGYYDAGDNVKFGFPMAFTATLMAWSIIDFGRNMGPQLTEAVKAVRWATDYLLKATAVPNVVYVQVGDAFHDHSCWERPEDMDTPRTVYKVDPAHPGSDVAGETAAALAAASIVFRDCDPAYSRRLLDRAVSVFEFADTHRGAYSSSLHHAVCPFYCDFDGYQDELLWGAAWLHKASRRREYREYIAKNEVVLHAGDTINEFGWDNKHAGINVLISKEVLMGKDDYLRSFKRNADAFVCSLLPGISRHPQIQYSPGGLLFKTGGSNMQHVTSLSFLLLAYSNYLSHANGRVPCGSSTATPAQLKRVAKRQVDYILGDNPLGISYMVGYGGRYPRRIHHRGSSLPSVRAHRSKIGCKEGTKYYLSSAPNPNVLVGAVVGGPTNISDAFPDARPVFQQSEPTTYINAPLLGLLAYFSAHPTILSND from the exons ATGGCGTCTCGGCCGGCACCCTTGCCGCTGCTGCTGATACTGCTCCTGGCGACGTCGCTCCGGCCGCCAGCCGCCGCCTCCGAGCACGACTACGCCGACGCGCTCCGGAAGAGCATCCTCTTCTTCGAGGGCCAGCGCTCCGGCAAACTCCCCCCCGACCAGCGCCTCACCTGGCGCTGCGACTCCGCCCTCCACGACGGCGCCGCCGACGGG GTCGACTTAACCGGCGGGTACTACGACGCGGGGGACAACGTCAAGTTCGGCTTCCCGATGGCCTTCACGGCGACGCTGATGGCTTGGAGCATAATAGACTTCGGGAGGAACATGGGCCCCCAGTTGACGGAAGCCGTCAAGGCCGTTAGGTGGGCGACGGACTACCTCCTGAAGGCGACGGCCGTCCCCAACGTCGTCTACGTCCAGGTGGGCGACGCCTTCCACGACCACTCGTGCTGGGAGCGGCCCGAGGACATGGACACCCCCCGGACCGTCTACAAGGTCGACCCGGCCCACCCCGGCTCCGACGTCGCCGGCGAGACCGCCGCCGCCCTCGCCGCCGCCTCCATCGTCTTCCGCGACTGCGACCCAGCCTACTCCCGCCGCCTCCTCGACCGCGCCGTCTCC GTGTTCGAGTTCGCGGACACGCACAGGGGAGCGTACAGTAGTAGCCTGCACCACGCGGTGTGCCCCTTCTACTGCGACTTCGATGGATACCAA GATGAGCTGCTGTGGGGAGCGGCGTGGCTCCATAAGGCGTCTCGCCGGCGGGAGTACCGAGAGTACATCGCGAAGAACGAGGTGGTGCTGCACGCCGGGGACACCATTAACGAGTTCGGCTGGGATAACAAGCACGCCGGTATTAATGTCCTAATCTCCAAG GAAGTTTTGATGGGAAAGGACGATTACTTGCGGTCTTTTAAGCGAAACGCTGATGCCTTTGTCTGCTCCCTCCTCCCGGGAATCTCCCGCCACCCTCAGATCCAATATTCTCCAG GCGGGCTGCTGTTCAAGACTGGAGGGAGCAACATGCAGCACGTGACCTCgctctccttccttctcctgGCGTATTCCAACTATCTCAGCCATGCCAATGGCCGCGTGCCATGTGGCTCCTCGACTGCCACGCCAGCCCAGCTCAAACGAGTGGCCAAGCGGCAG GTGGATTATATACTGGGGGATAATCCGCTGGGGATATCGTACATGGTGGGGTACGGGGGGAGGTATCCGCGGCGGATCCACCACCGTGGGAGCTCGCTGCCGTCGGTGAGGGCCCACCGGAGCAAGATCGGGTGCAAGGAGGGGACGAAGTACTACCTGAGCTCGGCCCCGAACCCGAACGTCCTGGTGGGGGCGGTGGTCGGCGGCCCCACCAACATCTCCGACGCCTTCCCGGACGCCCGCCCGGTCTTCCAGCAGTCCGAGCCCACTACCTATATCAACGCCCCCCTCCTCGGCCTCCTCGCCTACTTCTCCGCCCACCCCACCATCCTCTCCAATGACTAA